The Niabella beijingensis genomic interval TTCATACTTCATACAGAGATATACTTTTTCAAGCGTATTCCGTTTCATGTGCGGACAGTCATTACAGGCACAGCTGTTGTCCGGCGGGGCAGGTATAAAGGTCTTATCCGGACTTGCCTTTTCCATCTGATGGAGGATACCGGTTTCAGTAGCAACAATATATTCCCTGGCACTGTCCTCCCGGGTGTACTTCAGCAATCCCGTTGTAGAGCCGATATAGTCCGCCATCCGCAGCAGTGGTTCTTCGCATTCCGGATGTGCGATCAGCTTTGCCTCCGGATGCTGATGTTTCAATCGTGTTATTTTTTCAAGACTGAATATTTCATGTACCATGCAGGCACCATTCCACAACAACATGTTCCTGCCGGTCACTTTGTTGATATACGCGCCCAGGTTCTTGTCGGGTGCAAAAATGATCTTCTGGTCTTTTGGGAAACTTTCTACAATGATCCGTGCATTGCTGCTGGTAACGATCACATCGCTGAGCGCCTTGATGCCGGCGCTGCAGTTGATATAGCTTACCACCACATGATCCGGGTGCTGTTCCTTAAATTTCTGGAACAAAGGGGGCGGGCAGCTGTCGCTGAGTGAACATCCGGCTTTGAAATCCGGGATCACGACTTTCTTTGCCGGGTTCAGTATCTTGGCGGTCTCCGCCATGAAGTGCACGCCGGCAAAAACGATCATGTCTGCGTTCGTCTTCTGGGCCTCCTGCGCCAGTCCGAGGCTGTCACCGATGTAATCCGCTATGTCCTGAATGTCCGGCTCCTGGTAGTAGTGCGCCAGGATTACGGCGTTTTTCTCTTTTTTCAATTTTTCAATCTCTGCAAAGAGATCCAGTTGCGGATCTACTTCCACATCCAGGAACCCTTTCAGATCCAGATCATTTTTTGCCGCTTCAGGAATTTGAACGTCCATCATTGAAAAAATTTTGTACCTGCAATGATACGATCAACACAAATAAAAAATCAAAGTTTTTTAAAACAGCCCTTTTTTCTTTTAATAATATTTATATTAATTAATTATTTAAAATAACCTATTATTATTATGGCTGTGGATTCGTGGATAACTCACTTATCCACGAAAATTATTTTTTTGTGAATCGGGTTTATCCACTGTTTTATAACAGATATTCACATCATGAAGTTACGAATCTTATAGATCATAGCCGTTTTTCAACAAAATTGTGAATTACACAATGTTTAAAAAAAACTAAAGACATATTAAATTTACACTATGTTAATATTAGCGGTATAAAATCGCTGCTGTGCACCTGATTTAGAAAAACCGGGTGCAATGTCAAAACTTTCAGCCAGTAATACATTTCACATACACGTTCCACGGCCGGTTATTCACATTGTTTAGCCGTAATTCACAGGGTATTGGGGACAAATAATGGTATCCGTGCGACTTATTTTGTATCTAATATTTAAAAACGAATGTATGTAAGCAGTGAAAATTGAACTATCTTTCGCGCCTTAACAGGTGTAAATAATGATTTGTATGAAAAAATGGATGGTTCTGCTTATCGGGATCTTAACAATCGGATTTGCAAAGGCTGATGAGGGTATGTGGTTACCACAATTCCTTGAAAATCTCAATGAAAAACGCATGCAGCAGCTGGGGATGAAGCTGACTGCAAAAGATATCTATTCCATAAATAAAGGCAGCCTGAAAGATGCGATCGTAAGTTTCGGGGGGTTCTGTACCGGCGAGGTGGTTTCGGAAAAGGGACTGGTACTTACCAATCATCACTGTGGATTTGAATCCATACAGAAACATTCCACGCTTGACAAAAATTATATAAGAGATGGATTCTGGGCGCGTAACCAGACGGAGGAACTGCCCAATGCGGGTTTGTATGTAACCTTTATAGTAAGGATCGATGATGTATCCGCGCAGGTATTAAAAGGTGTAGAGCCCGGTATGATGGAAAATGAGCGGCAGAGCAGGATCGACCGGAATATTAATGAATTAAAGAAAACCACAGTGTTGGGCGATTTTGAAAACGGGTTTGTAAGTCCGTTTTTTGACGGCAATAAATATTACCTGTTTATAACAGAAACTTTTAATGATGTACGCCTGGTGGGCGCACCACCTTCCAGTATCGGCAATTTCGGGCAGGACTCGGATAACTGGATGTGGCCCCGGCATACAGGCGATTTCAGCGTGTTCCGGATCTATGCCGGAAGAAATAATAAACCCGCCGCCTATTCACCGGATAATGTACCCTATATTCCCAAAAAAGCGCTTACCATTTCACTCAAGGGAATGAAACAGGATGATTTTACCATGATCTTCGGTTTTCCGGGACGTACTACTGAATATCTTCCCAGCGAGGCCGTGCAGCAGATCGTATCCGTAAATGATCCGGCAAAGATAATGGTACGGGACCAGGCACTGGCTGTTATGAAGCGCTATATGCGTGCTGATGAAGGATTGAAAATAAAATACGCTTCAAAATATGCTGGTATTGCCAATGCATGGAAGAAATGGCAGGGTGAGGTACTGGGCCTTACCCGGACCGGAGGCGTACAAAAAAAGCTGGATTATGAAGCGGCCTTTACCCAACGGCTGAATGCAGATAATAATTTAAAAAACCGGTACGGAACTGTTCTTCAGGATCTGAACAGTGCTTATAAGGACATAAAGCCTTTCGGACTTACAAGAGATTATTATCTTGAAACGATCAGTAAGATCGAATTATTTGTTATCATAAACCGGTTGCGTACGCTGAAAGCTGCCACGGGTAAACCTAATTACGAAAAAGAATATGCTGCAGCCCGGGATAAGCTCACTGAACTGTATAAAAATCTCAGCCCCACAGTGGACCGGGATATTTTTGCCGCGTTATTGCCCGTTTACATAGAAAAACAGGATCCGGCCTTTATTGCACCTGTGGCAAAACAGCAGTTTGAACAATATGGAAAAAATTACCAGCAATGGGCCGCTGCCCTGTATGGTAATAGTGTTTTTCTGGATTCAGCAAAAGTAATGGAAGCGATAAAAACGGACCCATCCGCTCTTTACGCTCTTTTTGATACCGACCCGGCAGCACAGCTGGTTTCCGGTATGGCAGCATTGTATGACACCGGGATCACACCAAAGCTCAATGAACTGCAGGCACGTATCAACGGGCTGCAGCGCAGCTATATGCAGGCTCAGATGGAAGTACTGACCGATAAAAAATTTTACCCGGATGCCAACAGCACCCTGCGGGTGGGTTTTGGAAAAGTTGACGGGTATTATCCCGCAGATGGTATAAAATATGATTATTATACGTATCTGTATGGCGTTATGGAAAAATATGTACCGGGGGATTATGAATTTGATGTGCCGGAAAAACTGCGGCAATTGTACCGCAAAAAGGATTATGGCCGTTATGGCACAAATGGAAAAATGCCGGTATGCTTTATTGCATCCAATCATACCACAGGAGGAAACAGCGGCAGTCCTGCGCTGGATGCCCATGGCAACCTGGTAGGGATCAATTTCGACCGGGTATGGGAAGGCACCATGAGTGATGTGAATTATGATGCATCCATCTGCCGCAACATCATGGTAGACATCCGTTATGTGTTATTTATTATTGATAAATATGCCGGAGCCGGTCATCTGATCAGCGAAATGAAATTAACCGGCGGTTCCGGAAGATAATCCAACGTAAAAATTTGTATATTTAAGTATTCTATTGATCCACCTTAAAACTTTTTTTCATGGTAAACAACAAACACATCGCCACTTTTATATTGGGAGCCCTGGCCGGGCTGGCTGCAGGAAAATATACCAGTATGAGCGAGGAAGAGAAGGAAAAGATGATGAATAACCTGAAGGAAAAAGCAAACAAACTGAAAGACGATGCTTCAAAGTCTGCAGAGCAGGCCAAGGATTATTTTTCAGAGCTTGCCACAAAGGGAATGGATACACTGAAGGAGCATTTTCCCGGCGCAGAAAAATGGATGAATGACCTTTTTGGAAATAAAGGTGACGAAAATAAAACGGCAGATACGGGCACAGCAGATACTGCAGAAGGCACAAAACCCGGTGTGTAATATTGTAACAGACATTGCTGCCAACGAAATTGAATGTACAGAAGGATGCATCCTTCTGTACATTTTTATTATAAGTATATTTGAAGGATTTTTGTAATGAACCTTTAATATAATTCATATCGTCTTACCGGTATGCAAAACAACCTGTTTAAAAAACTTGGGCAACATTTGTCGGGTCTTTATGGTTTTCTGGCGGGAGATGCCGGCGGCACTACACTTGAGGTCCGTATATTTAATACCATCTGCCTCCTTGGAATTATCATCTGTGCCTACAATATTCCGTTCAATTTTTATGTAGGACTGGATTTTACCGCCTGGGTTTTTTCAGGGTTAACCCTATTGCTGTTCCTGCTGTACTATCTTTCCCGGTTCCGGCAACAATACCGCTACAGCATCACCCTTATCTCGGTTCTTTTCATCGGGTTGTTTGTATGGAATTATTTTTACAGTGATGGGATCAGAGGCGCCAGCCTGCTTTCCTATACCTTGTTATTTTTCCTGCTGATGATTATTGCTCCAAAAAAACAGTATCTTCTCTGGTTCCTGCTGGTAACTGGTGCCACCTGGGGAAATATGCTGTATGAACTGTATCATCCTGCTTCGGTAAAACAGACCTATACAGATCTTAAGGCCATCATTATCGATCATGGATCAACGGTGACCATCAACCTGGTGGTGCTGTTTGCGGGATTGTATTATCTGAAAGAAGCGTACTACCGGGAGCGGAGAAAAACCGCCGCCAGCACGAAGGTGCTGAAGGAAATGGACCAGCAAAAAACCAAGCTCTTTTCTGTTTTATCACATGATCTCCGTTCGCCGCTGCATTCGATTTCGGCTTACCTGGAAATGGTTCAATCAGACACACTTTCGAAAGAAGAGCGCCTGGAAACAGAACGGCTGCTTTCCACCGCGGTGCATCATACACAGGAACTGCTTAATAATATGCTTTCCTGGTCGAAGGATCAACTGCGTAAAACGGCGCCGGAACTGCACCGTCAGACTATTGCTTCGGTCATTCAGCCCACATTGGTTTTATTTGAGCCCGAAGCGCAACGAAAAAAAATAAGATTTACCAGGAACATTGATCCCTCGGTTACCGCACTGATCAACGCGTCTATGCTGCAGATCATTGTTCGTAATCTTATGGGCAATGCCATAAAGTTTACCCATCCCGGTGGTCATATCATTATTACCATAACAGGCGATGAAGCGCACGCACTGATTATGATAAAAGATACCGGGCGGGGAATAAAAAAGGAACTGCGACAACAGCTCTTTTCGCTGAATACCGGTTCTACTTATGGCACGCTTAATGAAAAGGGTGTTGGATTGGGCTTATATCTTTGTAAAGAATATACCCTGGCTCAGAACGGAAGGATCTGGTTTGAGACCGAAGAAGAAAAGGGAACTACATTTTTTGTACAACTGCCGGTATAGCGGCTGAAAACTATAATACATTATTGGGATTCGGAACCAGCTTCAGGATCTTATGCAAATGTTGCTGATAGTTCTTACGGTCCAGCTTGTAAAAATAAGCGCCTTTTTTAGACCCGGTTTTATCCTTGTCGCGCTGTTTCAGAAGCAGTCCAGTGGAGAGCATTTTACGGCTGAAGTTTCCTTTATCAAAGCTGGTCTCATACACATCTTCAAAAAGGCTTTGTAAAAGCGGCAGGGTAAATTTGTCGGGCAGCAGCTCAAACAGGATGGCATGGGAAGTCGCTTTATATTGCAATCTTTTTTTTGCCATCTTCACCATCTCCTTATGGTCAAAAATAAGATCCGGGAAATCCTTTATCGAAAACCATTCAGCCTGGTAGGCATCGCTCAGCGATTCCCTGTATTTTTTTATATCGATCAGTGAAAAATAAGCAATCGAAACGGTACGCTCCTGTGTATCCCTGTCCGGGTCGGTAAACGTATAGAACTGCTCCTGGTAAACATCTGTAAGACCGGTCAATGACACGAGGATACGGCTTGCAGCCTCATCGGCACTTTCATTTTTTGAAATAAAGCCTCCCATCAGACTCCACTTTCCCTTTAGCGGGGCAAAGGCACGTTTCACCAGCAATATCTTCAGATGGTTTCCATCGTATCCAAACACGATGCAATCCACGGCTACGGTATAACGCGACTGATTACTGTATTTTGCTGCCATAAAAAAAGTGTGTTTTTTCGGTGGTATAATTTTCAAAATGACAATTAATAATGTTCCGGAGCAAATGTATGGTTTGTTACAGGAATAAAAAAAACCCGTTTCAAACGGGTTTTTTTTATTTGGGGGGTATGTATTTTATGAATTCATGCTTGCGAGGAATTCTTCATTGCTTTTTGTACCCTTCATGCGGCGGAGTAATTCCGTCATTGCTTCTTCTGTTTTCATATCTGCCAGGTATACGCGCAGCAGGTTCATGCGTTGCAGTACGTCCCGGTCCAGCAGCA includes:
- the nadA gene encoding quinolinate synthase NadA, producing the protein MDVQIPEAAKNDLDLKGFLDVEVDPQLDLFAEIEKLKKEKNAVILAHYYQEPDIQDIADYIGDSLGLAQEAQKTNADMIVFAGVHFMAETAKILNPAKKVVIPDFKAGCSLSDSCPPPLFQKFKEQHPDHVVVSYINCSAGIKALSDVIVTSSNARIIVESFPKDQKIIFAPDKNLGAYINKVTGRNMLLWNGACMVHEIFSLEKITRLKHQHPEAKLIAHPECEEPLLRMADYIGSTTGLLKYTREDSAREYIVATETGILHQMEKASPDKTFIPAPPDNSCACNDCPHMKRNTLEKVYLCMKYEMPDIIMDESLRLAAKKPIDRMLEISAAAGL
- a CDS encoding S46 family peptidase yields the protein MKKWMVLLIGILTIGFAKADEGMWLPQFLENLNEKRMQQLGMKLTAKDIYSINKGSLKDAIVSFGGFCTGEVVSEKGLVLTNHHCGFESIQKHSTLDKNYIRDGFWARNQTEELPNAGLYVTFIVRIDDVSAQVLKGVEPGMMENERQSRIDRNINELKKTTVLGDFENGFVSPFFDGNKYYLFITETFNDVRLVGAPPSSIGNFGQDSDNWMWPRHTGDFSVFRIYAGRNNKPAAYSPDNVPYIPKKALTISLKGMKQDDFTMIFGFPGRTTEYLPSEAVQQIVSVNDPAKIMVRDQALAVMKRYMRADEGLKIKYASKYAGIANAWKKWQGEVLGLTRTGGVQKKLDYEAAFTQRLNADNNLKNRYGTVLQDLNSAYKDIKPFGLTRDYYLETISKIELFVIINRLRTLKAATGKPNYEKEYAAARDKLTELYKNLSPTVDRDIFAALLPVYIEKQDPAFIAPVAKQQFEQYGKNYQQWAAALYGNSVFLDSAKVMEAIKTDPSALYALFDTDPAAQLVSGMAALYDTGITPKLNELQARINGLQRSYMQAQMEVLTDKKFYPDANSTLRVGFGKVDGYYPADGIKYDYYTYLYGVMEKYVPGDYEFDVPEKLRQLYRKKDYGRYGTNGKMPVCFIASNHTTGGNSGSPALDAHGNLVGINFDRVWEGTMSDVNYDASICRNIMVDIRYVLFIIDKYAGAGHLISEMKLTGGSGR
- a CDS encoding sensor histidine kinase, translating into MQNNLFKKLGQHLSGLYGFLAGDAGGTTLEVRIFNTICLLGIIICAYNIPFNFYVGLDFTAWVFSGLTLLLFLLYYLSRFRQQYRYSITLISVLFIGLFVWNYFYSDGIRGASLLSYTLLFFLLMIIAPKKQYLLWFLLVTGATWGNMLYELYHPASVKQTYTDLKAIIIDHGSTVTINLVVLFAGLYYLKEAYYRERRKTAASTKVLKEMDQQKTKLFSVLSHDLRSPLHSISAYLEMVQSDTLSKEERLETERLLSTAVHHTQELLNNMLSWSKDQLRKTAPELHRQTIASVIQPTLVLFEPEAQRKKIRFTRNIDPSVTALINASMLQIIVRNLMGNAIKFTHPGGHIIITITGDEAHALIMIKDTGRGIKKELRQQLFSLNTGSTYGTLNEKGVGLGLYLCKEYTLAQNGRIWFETEEEKGTTFFVQLPV
- a CDS encoding NUDIX hydrolase; this encodes MAAKYSNQSRYTVAVDCIVFGYDGNHLKILLVKRAFAPLKGKWSLMGGFISKNESADEAASRILVSLTGLTDVYQEQFYTFTDPDRDTQERTVSIAYFSLIDIKKYRESLSDAYQAEWFSIKDFPDLIFDHKEMVKMAKKRLQYKATSHAILFELLPDKFTLPLLQSLFEDVYETSFDKGNFSRKMLSTGLLLKQRDKDKTGSKKGAYFYKLDRKNYQQHLHKILKLVPNPNNVL